The genomic window CATGTGTATTTTTCACAGTAGGAAAGTCCTCTGAACATGGCTTCCAACATGGAGTCTGGATAACACTGCAGCGTGGACAGAGACGTGCTGTACACACAACCGCCCACATTCAGAGTCACAGTCTCCCCCATCTAGACAAAACAGGAACAGGAGTCAGAGACAAGagtgaatgtctttttttttggacgacacaGACTAACCCAAGTCTTCATTCTCCATCTGTAGCCCTGCAGTAACTAACAGTAAATGTTGTTTATCTTAAGGTCATACTGATGAGAAGAtaatttctctgtttctccCAACACCTGCAACAAGTGAACAAACAGCGTGTGAgatggttgccatggagataAGCAACTAGCTGATGCAgcaatgttgctgctgccaAGACATCACCTGGTTGATTAGTCTGTTTTCCCTGACGACCTGATATGTCCACACACTGTCAGCCAGtatgaaataaaatcagaagcAGTGTCCTTGATTCAATAAACAAGATTCAAAACAGATGAATGAACCTCCCTGGGGCTGATTAATGAAACTCACACTGCATCTTAATGACTTGTCGCTAAAACGTCCATCAGCTGTGTGTTAAAAAGCTGGGAATGAGTAGCtacttttaaatttaatttagaaCACAcccaattattatttaaacattcAGAATTTAACATCTCAACAAAGGCATGGTGCGAACTACGGGGGAGCCAGGTGGTCTCAGCCCCCCTTAATGAGACATGAACTCCCCTGGGAACATGATTTGGGGGAttttggggggggtggggggggtggtggCGGTTGGATCTCTGAAATAttggcaaaatattgttttttgattgatttgattcagaTTTGATGCGTGTGTGGAGGTTGGATTCGATATGTCGCGATATGTGCTGACTTAAGGCAAGTAGACGTACAGGCTTGTAATAATGGATGTGTTgagttgagtaggtacttttttgtagtggagatgcaacctataCCGTGTTGTGCTGAGGCGAGTAGTGACGGTGCAATACACCACAAGTCCTCTGAGGCACGCGCAAGCGTCTGTCccgttcactgtttgtttttctgtgacgaaaaggtcaacaggaatATGCACTAgtttatagagagatacagcgccacctacacaTACATGGCCAATAAATCTATATTCTCCTCTTAGATTTCCAAAGCGCCTTTCAGTAAACCCAAGGTTGCTGTACAAGGAACagtaaatagaaaaaagacaaaccaaaacaaaacataaaaacaatcagGCGGCAAAAACCTGCAGGAATAAGTATTGCTTcaacattaatttaaaatacTCCAGAGTTGGTGCCTGGCAAATAGCCagagggagtgagttccagagggttggaacagcaacactgaaagcCCCGCTCCCAAAGTTTTGCCTGCAGGTGTGAAGGATAGAGAGGAGACTGAGGTCAGCAGACTGCAGATTCCAGGAGGGACGGTGCACATGGAGGAGGTCAGAAAGGTTTTGTAGAGCAAGTGAATGGAGAGACTTGTAGCAAAAGACCTTTGATATTATACATACTGGGTCTGTTacttacattcaaaccattgtcgaaggagttcacacaatggtgacacagtgttttacatCACACCTGATGGAGGGATGGTGTAAGCATAACAGCTACACTAGAAATGGGATAACTCTGAGAACATTAGTTGAGGGATTATCCCTGGTTCTAATACAAAAAGCAGCATCAGATTGATATCGGAAATGGCAGATATTTatggttgtgatatcagtatcagacacaaaatTGGGGTATGGAGCCATCTATAGtttctatatttaaaatgtaatacaatTTTGAGAAACTAATATTATACATAATATGCTCAAATCTTTGTACATGGGTGTAAAGCAGTGTAATAAGGAGACAATGAAGATTATTCACATCCACTGCATTCAGTATGGTGCTGCACTGTGCAATCAGTTCTGTCACATAATGTTGACACATGACAGACGTTTGAAGCAGCTGAGGGATGAAGAGCTgctaataaattaaattagttgcaaaataaatgaattaatgaatgaataaataattgtatttgaAAGTACagctttttaaacatatttaaaaatgtatttctagAATATtcatatatgaatataatagTGTTCACTGTTTATGCCAATTGTTTTCATGTTAACACGTGTTTGGAGCATGGGTGGGAGGGATGTGCGTCATACCTCCCACCACCTGAGGGCAGCAGCAGTCAGTAGTACGtagacagacacaggaaacgAATGTGTTTATACGCAGTTGTGTCCTGTACTACACACGTCTTCTGTTTTACTTCGGTTACTCAGATAGTTCTGCTAAAAACCTGCCTCCGTTTTCCTGGTGTTAAACAAACATCGCGTATCGTTTAAGTGTCCAGAAGAGTTTTGCTGCAGGACACTGGTGGTGGAGTCCCGCTAAGTCTAGGGGCGGGCTTCAGCGGCGTTAGCCTGTAGCATTAGCCAGTGAACAGTGATGACCCTACACAGACAGACTTGCTCTTTCTGAGTGTCTGGATTTTTGTTCTGAAACACGGGGATCCTCTGTTCATCATGACAAGCGAAAACACCAACACGAACGCGGGGAACAACGAGGAAACTGAGACAACCGAGCAAGACTGTCTGGACAGTAACTCTACGTTCTCCGGTAGAGTGGCTGTTAACGGCGGAGTATCGCCGAAGGAACGCTTTACCACACAGACCGAGCAAAAGCAGAGCACCGCACAGGGACGTTCTGCAGTTTCTCTAACGACAGAGATTCCCGAACCGGCCGTGGGGGCGGAAGTGGACTGCCCCGGGGGCAATTATGTAGAAGCGTCCACTTTGCGGCCACAAACCGAGGAGGACACCGGAAAGACCGCAGCGAATCAACCTGTAACGATCGCCCCCCCGTCGGGTGGTGGCGGCCGCCGGCGTCAGCATCGGCCAGaggacaggagctgctgctgctgcagcgtcaAGTTTGAACGGCAGGGTCGCAGCTTCAACCGGAGGGCGGTGTTCACCTTCACCACCGTGGCTACCGTGCAGTGGGTCTTCCCGAACTCTGTGGTACACAACAAGTCTTTCCTATGCGAGAACTGTGCGCAGGCCATCCGGTCCAACTGCAAACGCAAACAGAACGGGAGGCGGTCTTTGTGGCTGCAACCGCCTCCCCCTAAAAAGGTGTGTGTCTTGTCGGTACTATTGCAATATACCGGTGCCTTATTCAAACCTGAGTGCATGGACCTGGACTATTTATGTCATGTTTGGTTCCAAGTTTTGCATTTATTAATACTTCTGTGTATCACAATTATTTGGGCAGGATAATCGTGTCAGAAAATTCTGATAGTATCCCATGTCTAGCTGTGATTTGTTGTTGATGGGCTTTATACAAACACTACTACTTCTTTGACAAATGTGTTCTCCTTTTGTTCTTGGCGATGATGAGTGCAGTCAGACAgtgtcaagaagaagaagaaagaccgCAGGATGGGAAAGAAGAGCAAAGCAGCACAGCTGGTGAGCAAATCCTGTTACAGGGCTGCTTTAAAGACACTCTGGTCTGCTAAAGGTGCCAGGAAATCCATGATGGACTTTTGGAGTAGACAACTGAAAGAGGAGGTGAGTATGGATACACATCTACTCATGTCATCTAATttaatttcttgtttttgtcagtatATAAAGATGGCTGTTATCTTACCCATTGTGGTGCAGATGAAAATACTCTCTCGGCAGCGAGGTAGTCCATTTCATCAGAAGGTCTTGAACGTAAAGGCGCTGTCATCTTTCCCCTGGCGACGATGTCTGAACTGGGCCCAGGACAAAGCTCCACTTGTCACCACCTGCCTCCAGTCACTGTTCCCTGACATCACCAACCTTACAAAGATAGGCCAGTAAGTTGAAAGCTTCTCAgtgtttggtcatttttgtttttgtttatgttattattctgcctgtttTCTGCCCGTCTTGCAACAGAAATTgttacattatttgtttgctgcccTATTTGATCTGAAATCAGGCTCCCTTAAGTGATAATATCACACCTGAATTAGTGGGCAAGGGGCCATCAaacccatcaaactgctgaacaagaGAATTTACACCCGTTTGCATGTGTCCCATTTTACTAGCACAAGGTTGCTgttgcgtctgtctgtcttgccataaaacaaatcacttcttgTGTGCAGTATGGGAATGTCACTAAGTGACAAGATTTACTCATCTGATGAGCatctatctgtgtgtttgtgtgtgtggcagcccactgtcAGAAGAGCAGGCGCAGACAGTACTGGAGCGTCGGGTTGTGGTGGCACTTTCCATACCACTCTTCACCAGAAACATCTGGAAGAATAGTTTCCTGCAAGCTGCTCTGGGGGCTGATCTGCGCCTACAGGGCTGCTCTGGTGCTGCCATCGACACTCTCAACACCATGGGACTGTGTCAAAACAAGGACACCGTCAGGTTACTGCTGCAGAGACTCCGATTTGGCAGAAGGCCTGTAAGTATCATAATCAGTTCAGGACTCAAAAGTAACTTGTTATACAAACATAATCTGGAGATAAAAAGATTCATGCATTGGTAGTGATTtgtttgtcattcattcatctatgtTCTGTTTTGATTCACTCTCACCACTGTCATTTCCACTGGAGCAAGCTGCTGTTTTCACCTTAAAAGTTGTACAATCGTCCACCTGCTGCATTAGTTTACAACAGTTATCAATATTTCCCTCAGCATTTGGAGACCAAAAACAGAATCAACAGACATTGAATGTAAGGCTTGTCTTCATTAGTTGGACACAACATGAAAGACAATGTTGTATTGTATGTGGTGCTGCAGAGTAAAggaaatgtgatatttcacatttgtttttgctgcccCAAGTGGCCAATGAATCAGTTCAAGcaatcttattattatttgcctGCTATTGTTGTAGGTACAGGTTCATTCTTTTACATAACGGATTGTAAAAATCTGAGAAGAAGTGAAGTTGTCTCTTAATTTTCCCTCCAACCACCGCTTTGAAATAATTGCTTTCGCCCAGTGGGGCCGCGAGAGCTGCAATCTACTTCACTGCATTATTTAGTCTCATTTGattgtttgtgctttttgtgtttgaCACAGAATGGGCGACAAATGATAAAGATAAAAGATGAAGAGATGCCAGACGTGGAGGAAGAGGATATTGAAGAGGTGGAAGAACTGGAGTTGGAAATTgaggacgacgacgatgatgatgatgatgatgatgatgaggaagaggaagaagatgaggaggaggaagaggaggaggaggcagacaTTGAGTTGGCAgtagaggaggtggaggaagatgGGCAAGTTGGTGtgcaagaggaagaagaggaaggtcAAGCAGCAAAGGACAAAGAagagacaaagaggaggaagaaggcaaagaagcagagaaaggagagaggTAAACGAGAGGCAgaggggagagaagaggag from Solea senegalensis isolate Sse05_10M linkage group LG4, IFAPA_SoseM_1, whole genome shotgun sequence includes these protein-coding regions:
- the LOC122768163 gene encoding uncharacterized protein LOC122768163; translation: MTSENTNTNAGNNEETETTEQDCLDSNSTFSGRVAVNGGVSPKERFTTQTEQKQSTAQGRSAVSLTTEIPEPAVGAEVDCPGGNYVEASTLRPQTEEDTGKTAANQPVTIAPPSGGGGRRRQHRPEDRSCCCCSVKFERQGRSFNRRAVFTFTTVATVQWVFPNSVVHNKSFLCENCAQAIRSNCKRKQNGRRSLWLQPPPPKKSDSVKKKKKDRRMGKKSKAAQLVSKSCYRAALKTLWSAKGARKSMMDFWSRQLKEEMKILSRQRGSPFHQKVLNVKALSSFPWRRCLNWAQDKAPLVTTCLQSLFPDITNLTKIGHPLSEEQAQTVLERRVVVALSIPLFTRNIWKNSFLQAALGADLRLQGCSGAAIDTLNTMGLCQNKDTVRLLLQRLRFGRRPNGRQMIKIKDEEMPDVEEEDIEEVEELELEIEDDDDDDDDDDDEEEEEDEEEEEEEEADIELAVEEVEEDGQVGVQEEEEEGQAAKDKEETKRRKKAKKQRKERGKREAEGREEEDDDEGSEQKKRRVVVVRLDGDTQTLDDLTFQIPKTF